From [Clostridium] symbiosum, a single genomic window includes:
- the ruvB gene encoding Holliday junction branch migration DNA helicase RuvB, with the protein MSRRIITTEITEEDKRIESSLRPQYLSEYIGQEKIKSTLKVFIDAAKSRGEALDHVLFYGPPGLGKTTLCGIIANEMGVKMKVTSGPAIEKPGEIAAILNGLQEGDVLFVDEIHRLNRQVEEVLYPAMEDYAIDIMLGKDSTARSIRLELPKFTLVGATTRAGLLTAPLRDRFGIVQKMDFYMPEELKTIILRSARVMNVEIEERGAYEIARRSRGTPRLANRLLKRVRDFAQVKYDGVITKEVADFALDILDVDKLGLDNNDRAILTIMIEKFSGGPVGLDTLAAALGEDSGTLEDVYEPYLLMNGFINRTPRGRVATEAAYHHLGLQQQIN; encoded by the coding sequence ATGAGCAGGAGAATTATTACAACTGAGATTACGGAAGAGGACAAGCGCATAGAGAGCAGCCTGCGGCCCCAGTATTTGAGTGAATACATTGGCCAGGAAAAGATAAAATCCACACTGAAGGTTTTCATAGACGCAGCCAAGTCGAGGGGCGAGGCTCTCGACCATGTCCTGTTTTACGGGCCTCCGGGTCTCGGCAAGACGACACTATGCGGAATTATCGCCAATGAGATGGGTGTGAAGATGAAGGTGACCTCCGGACCGGCGATTGAGAAGCCGGGAGAGATTGCGGCAATACTGAACGGTCTCCAGGAGGGCGATGTCCTTTTTGTAGATGAGATTCACCGTCTGAACCGGCAGGTGGAGGAAGTTCTCTATCCTGCGATGGAAGATTATGCGATCGATATTATGCTGGGAAAAGATTCAACCGCCCGTTCGATCCGCCTGGAACTTCCGAAGTTTACGCTGGTGGGGGCAACCACCCGGGCGGGACTGCTGACGGCCCCACTCCGCGACAGGTTCGGTATCGTCCAGAAGATGGATTTTTACATGCCCGAGGAGTTAAAGACCATCATTCTCCGTTCCGCGAGAGTGATGAACGTGGAGATAGAAGAACGGGGAGCCTATGAGATTGCGAGACGTTCCCGTGGTACGCCAAGGCTCGCCAACCGTCTTCTTAAGCGGGTAAGGGATTTTGCCCAGGTCAAGTATGACGGGGTGATTACAAAGGAAGTAGCGGATTTTGCCCTGGATATCCTGGATGTGGATAAACTGGGCCTGGATAATAACGACCGGGCAATCCTGACGATTATGATTGAGAAATTTTCAGGAGGCCCCGTGGGACTGGACACGCTGGCGGCGGCTCTCGGAGAGGATTCCGGGACCCTTGAGGATGTCTACGAACCGTATCTTCTGATGAATGGATTTATTAACAGGACGCCGAGAGGCAGGGTAGCGACGGAAGCCGCCTATCATCACCTGGGACTGCAGCAACAGATAAATTAG
- a CDS encoding cell division protein ZapA yields MGSKNYTDVLIAGKIYTLGGLEEESYLQQVASYLNDKIAGLQRQDGFRKQPEDYQNVMTYLNIADDYFKEREHAGLLAAQKEELEKETYRLKHELVSTQMKLEAIKVELEKYKTQEALENARSRDDKQEQKAE; encoded by the coding sequence ATGGGTTCCAAGAATTATACAGACGTTTTAATTGCCGGAAAGATATATACACTGGGTGGTCTGGAGGAAGAAAGTTACCTTCAGCAGGTTGCCAGCTATTTAAATGACAAGATTGCCGGCCTGCAGAGACAGGACGGTTTCAGGAAGCAGCCGGAAGATTATCAGAATGTGATGACATACTTAAATATTGCCGATGACTATTTCAAGGAGCGGGAGCACGCCGGACTTCTGGCCGCCCAGAAGGAAGAGCTTGAGAAGGAGACGTACCGCCTGAAACATGAGCTGGTCAGCACACAGATGAAGCTGGAGGCAATCAAGGTGGAGCTTGAAAAATATAAAACGCAGGAAGCTCTGGAGAACGCCCGCAGCAGGGACGATAAGCAGGAGCAGAAGGCGGAGTAG
- a CDS encoding U32 family peptidase, which produces MMKKKVEILAPAGSFESMKAAVAAGADAVYIGGSRFGARAYADNPDEGRMLEAIDYVHLHGCRLYMTVNTLVKEKELDGLYDYLEPYYRQGLDAVIVQDMGVFSYIREHFPDLPVHASTQMTITGPLGAELMMKLGATRIVTARELSLREIKEIYDKTGAEIESFVHGALCYCYSGQCLFSSLIGGRSGNRGRCAQTCRLPFDVKQEGKTLNNKDERYVLSLKDLCTLDILPDLIEAGVYSMKIEGRMKSPRYTAGVVSIYRKYADLYLEKGREGYRVDAADRKKLLDLFDRGGQTEGYYRQHNGRDMVVMKEKPAFREENRELYQYLDQTYVEAVVREPVAGSAVVREGEPLSLTLTCNRRMREAQESESIIVTVSGGVVEPAKNQPATEERIAKQIGKTGNTPFYFDDLKVEMAGNPFVPIQELNELRRQAFTELEEKILAPFRRGSVGSAACECPSNENGTGGENTPCRLTVSLEEPESFETVLQEKGVDGIYLDSAGFDAASWKKAAEHCHRAGKRCYLMLPHIFREEASRFFEENRDAFLFAGFDGVVIRAWEEIGLIRGWSEEFPALKELTILMDYGIYTMNREAEKMTARMASGFRFRFTLPVELNSRELEEKGCRGGELIVYGRLPMMVTAQCMKKTVAACTKKPELLSLKDRMGKEFPVKNHCRFCYNTIYNSSPLSLLKDRKIIERLGPESLRLNFTTESREEIRTVIEAFSGCFLEGRETDLKGDFTRGHFKRGIE; this is translated from the coding sequence ATGATGAAGAAAAAAGTAGAGATTCTGGCTCCGGCCGGGTCATTTGAAAGTATGAAGGCGGCCGTGGCGGCCGGTGCGGATGCCGTTTATATCGGGGGCAGCCGTTTTGGCGCCAGGGCTTATGCCGATAATCCCGACGAAGGCAGGATGCTGGAGGCAATCGACTATGTACATCTGCATGGCTGCCGGCTCTATATGACGGTAAACACACTGGTAAAGGAGAAGGAGCTGGATGGTTTATACGATTATCTGGAGCCTTACTACAGACAGGGGCTGGATGCGGTGATTGTCCAGGATATGGGGGTTTTCTCCTATATCAGGGAGCATTTTCCGGATCTACCGGTTCATGCCAGCACCCAGATGACGATAACCGGCCCGCTGGGAGCCGAGCTGATGATGAAGCTGGGAGCCACCCGGATTGTTACGGCAAGGGAGCTGTCCCTGCGGGAGATAAAGGAGATCTATGATAAAACGGGAGCCGAGATCGAGAGCTTTGTACACGGGGCGCTGTGCTACTGTTATTCCGGTCAGTGCCTGTTCAGCAGCCTGATCGGCGGCCGCAGCGGCAACCGGGGCAGATGCGCCCAGACCTGCCGCCTTCCCTTTGATGTGAAACAGGAAGGAAAGACGTTAAATAATAAAGACGAGCGTTACGTGCTGAGCCTGAAAGACCTCTGTACCCTGGATATTCTGCCGGATTTGATTGAGGCAGGCGTCTATTCGATGAAAATCGAAGGGAGGATGAAGAGTCCGCGCTATACGGCGGGCGTGGTAAGCATATACAGAAAATATGCAGACCTCTATCTGGAGAAGGGCAGGGAAGGCTACCGCGTTGACGCGGCGGACAGGAAAAAACTCCTGGATCTCTTTGACCGTGGAGGCCAGACCGAGGGATATTACAGGCAGCACAACGGCCGTGATATGGTCGTGATGAAGGAAAAACCGGCTTTCCGCGAGGAGAACAGGGAACTGTACCAGTATCTGGACCAGACCTATGTGGAGGCTGTCGTCAGGGAGCCCGTCGCCGGATCAGCCGTTGTCAGGGAAGGCGAACCGCTGTCCCTCACACTGACCTGCAACCGGAGAATGAGGGAGGCACAGGAGAGCGAAAGCATAATCGTCACCGTTTCGGGCGGCGTGGTCGAACCGGCGAAGAACCAGCCGGCCACGGAGGAGAGAATCGCAAAGCAGATCGGAAAGACGGGAAATACGCCGTTTTATTTTGATGACTTGAAGGTGGAAATGGCGGGAAACCCCTTTGTGCCGATCCAGGAGCTGAACGAATTGAGAAGACAGGCTTTTACGGAACTGGAAGAAAAAATACTGGCTCCGTTCAGAAGGGGTTCCGTCGGGAGCGCGGCCTGTGAATGCCCGTCAAATGAGAACGGAACAGGCGGGGAGAATACTCCCTGCCGTCTCACGGTATCCTTGGAGGAGCCGGAATCCTTTGAAACGGTCCTGCAGGAGAAGGGCGTAGACGGCATTTACCTGGACAGCGCCGGTTTTGACGCCGCATCCTGGAAGAAGGCAGCCGAGCACTGCCACCGGGCAGGCAAACGCTGTTACCTCATGCTGCCCCACATTTTCAGGGAGGAAGCTTCCCGTTTCTTTGAAGAAAACAGGGACGCCTTTCTTTTTGCGGGCTTTGACGGTGTGGTCATCAGGGCGTGGGAGGAAATCGGGCTCATCCGCGGATGGTCGGAAGAATTCCCGGCTCTGAAGGAGCTTACCATTCTCATGGACTACGGGATTTATACGATGAACAGGGAAGCCGAGAAGATGACAGCGCGGATGGCGTCCGGATTTCGGTTCCGTTTTACGCTTCCAGTGGAGCTTAACAGCAGGGAACTGGAGGAAAAGGGATGCCGCGGCGGCGAGCTGATTGTCTACGGGCGTCTTCCGATGATGGTGACGGCCCAATGCATGAAGAAGACGGTGGCGGCCTGTACGAAGAAGCCGGAGCTTCTGTCCCTGAAGGACAGAATGGGCAAGGAATTCCCGGTAAAGAATCACTGCCGTTTCTGCTATAATACAATTTATAATTCCAGCCCCCTGTCTCTATTAAAGGACAGGAAGATTATAGAACGGCTGGGACCAGAGAGCCTGAGACTGAATTTCACCACCGAGAGCCGGGAAGAAATACGGACTGTGATCGAGGCTTTTTCCGGCTGTTTCCTGGAAGGGAGAGAGACGGATCTTAAGGGAGATTTTACGAGAGGCCATTTTAAACGAGGGATTGAATAG
- a CDS encoding FtsW/RodA/SpoVE family cell cycle protein, which translates to MINLVTTLSKYLMILLIAIYTYYNFRFFAMRDDYSRNRVCRLQNVALFFIHVLAYTVIYLRTEDERTLMFFGAQLLFFLLYQVFYRMFYHNLSRLLLNNTCMLLCVSFIMLTRISFDRAVRQFVIVAIAAVITMIIPFIIDRTWQLSKIPWVYGTIGLLLLLTVCILGSTSYGAQLAISIGGFSFQPSEFVKISFVFFVATMFYRSTDFRTIVITTAVAAAHVLILVLSKDLGSALIFFVTYLLMLFIATSNWFYLGAGAGCGAVAAMAAYKMFSHVRVRVEAWQNPWNDIAGKGYQVTQALFAIGTGGWFGMGLYQGMPKKIPVVEKDFIFAAISEELGGIFALCIILICLGCFLQFMLIATKMQAVFYKLIAFGLGTVYIVQVFLTIGGVIKFIPSTGVTLPFVSYGGSSILSTFILFGVIQGLFILKRNEEEEEDYETE; encoded by the coding sequence GTGATTAATCTTGTTACAACATTATCAAAGTATCTGATGATACTGCTGATAGCAATTTACACATACTATAATTTCCGGTTTTTTGCAATGAGGGATGATTATTCCAGGAACAGGGTATGCAGGCTTCAGAATGTGGCTCTGTTTTTTATCCATGTCCTGGCATATACGGTGATTTATCTGCGGACGGAGGATGAGAGGACGCTGATGTTTTTCGGCGCCCAGCTTTTATTTTTCCTGCTGTATCAGGTCTTTTACAGGATGTTTTACCATAATCTGTCCAGGCTGCTGCTCAATAATACGTGTATGCTCCTGTGTGTCAGCTTCATCATGCTGACCAGGATTTCCTTCGACAGGGCGGTCAGGCAGTTTGTCATCGTGGCCATAGCCGCTGTGATTACGATGATTATCCCTTTTATCATCGACAGGACGTGGCAGTTGTCAAAGATTCCATGGGTTTACGGAACCATTGGCCTGCTGCTTCTCCTTACGGTCTGCATCCTGGGAAGTACCAGCTACGGGGCGCAGCTCGCCATCAGTATCGGGGGCTTTTCTTTCCAGCCTTCGGAATTTGTAAAAATCAGTTTTGTTTTCTTTGTGGCAACGATGTTTTACCGGTCCACCGATTTCAGGACGATAGTGATTACGACGGCGGTGGCCGCGGCTCACGTCCTGATCCTGGTGCTTTCAAAGGATTTGGGCAGCGCCCTCATCTTTTTTGTGACATATCTTCTGATGCTTTTCATCGCCACGTCCAACTGGTTCTATCTGGGGGCCGGCGCAGGCTGTGGGGCGGTGGCGGCAATGGCTGCCTATAAGATGTTTTCCCATGTGCGCGTGCGTGTGGAGGCCTGGCAGAATCCCTGGAATGACATTGCGGGGAAGGGATATCAGGTCACCCAGGCGCTGTTTGCCATCGGCACGGGCGGCTGGTTTGGCATGGGGCTTTACCAGGGCATGCCCAAAAAGATCCCAGTCGTGGAGAAGGACTTTATCTTCGCCGCCATATCGGAGGAGCTGGGAGGCATCTTTGCGCTCTGCATTATCCTGATCTGTCTGGGCTGCTTTTTACAGTTTATGCTGATTGCCACGAAAATGCAGGCTGTCTTCTATAAGCTGATCGCATTCGGGCTGGGGACGGTCTATATCGTCCAGGTATTCCTGACCATCGGAGGCGTTATCAAGTTTATCCCGTCCACCGGCGTGACGCTGCCCTTTGTCAGCTACGGAGGCAGTTCTATCTTAAGTACGTTCATCCTGTTTGGCGTGATTCAGGGGCTTTTTATCCTGAAGAGAAATGAAGAAGAGGAGGAAGATTATGAAACTGAGTGA
- a CDS encoding penicillin-binding transpeptidase domain-containing protein: MKLSDQSSNEEKKTGEKRAGKDKTIKKKNGKDKLSAPGKREVGAGKRFQVKKTRKDLGFKKFRKDAGDGRGRANKNILRLTYAFSAVFVLMAGYLGWFIQFKSENVIGSSYNARLDQFADRIIRGSIMSSDKTVLAETRVSQDGTETRYYPFDYLFVHSVGYSGLNGKTGIESLANFYLLSSHVNLLEKVINELRGEKNLGDNVVTTLDLNLQKVASDALGGNRGAVIAMEPDTGKILCMVSQPNFNANLVDEKWQELIAPGNTKAQLVNRATQGLYPPGSTFKIVTALEYIRENPSTWQDFTFNCDGSYQTGEYTIKCYHSEAHGQQNLIQAFANSCNGAFAQIGLSLDPDSFHALADQLLFNSSLPYALPYNQSSFTMTGGADDWEKLQTSIGQGKTQITPLHNLLIVSAIANGGTLMKPYLVDHVENVGGQTVKKFLPSSSGSPLSATDAQMMAELMKSVVDFGTGSALRGASYSAAGKTGSAEFETGKETHSWFVGYAPADNPKIAISVIAEEAGSGGKVAAPIARAVFDAYLGK, from the coding sequence ATGAAACTGAGTGATCAGAGCTCCAATGAAGAGAAGAAAACAGGGGAAAAAAGAGCCGGCAAAGATAAAACGATTAAAAAGAAAAACGGTAAAGACAAATTATCTGCTCCGGGAAAGCGGGAGGTAGGGGCCGGAAAGCGGTTCCAGGTAAAGAAGACCCGCAAAGACCTGGGCTTTAAGAAATTCAGGAAGGACGCGGGGGATGGCAGGGGCAGGGCCAATAAGAACATATTGAGGCTCACCTATGCTTTTTCCGCAGTATTTGTGCTGATGGCCGGATATCTTGGCTGGTTCATCCAGTTCAAGAGTGAGAATGTCATCGGCAGCTCCTACAATGCAAGGCTTGACCAGTTTGCCGACCGGATTATCAGAGGGAGCATCATGAGCAGTGACAAGACGGTGCTTGCCGAGACCAGGGTTTCCCAGGACGGGACGGAGACCAGATATTACCCCTTTGACTACCTGTTTGTGCATTCGGTCGGCTATTCCGGGCTGAACGGAAAGACGGGAATCGAGTCGCTGGCCAATTTTTACCTGCTTTCGTCCCATGTCAACCTGCTTGAGAAGGTAATCAATGAGCTGCGCGGCGAAAAAAATCTGGGCGACAATGTGGTGACGACGCTGGATTTGAATCTGCAGAAGGTGGCATCGGACGCACTGGGCGGCAACCGGGGAGCGGTGATCGCCATGGAGCCGGATACAGGCAAGATTCTCTGCATGGTCTCCCAGCCGAATTTCAACGCCAACCTGGTGGATGAAAAGTGGCAGGAGCTGATTGCTCCCGGCAATACCAAGGCTCAGCTCGTAAACCGCGCGACGCAGGGACTTTATCCCCCTGGCTCCACGTTTAAGATTGTGACGGCCCTCGAATATATCAGGGAAAATCCTTCCACCTGGCAGGATTTTACATTTAACTGCGACGGTTCTTACCAGACCGGTGAATACACGATCAAGTGTTACCACAGCGAGGCCCATGGGCAGCAGAACCTGATACAGGCGTTTGCCAACTCCTGCAACGGGGCGTTTGCACAGATAGGGCTGTCACTGGACCCCGACAGCTTTCATGCGCTTGCGGATCAGCTCCTGTTTAATTCCTCCCTGCCCTACGCCCTGCCTTACAATCAGAGTTCGTTTACGATGACGGGAGGGGCGGATGACTGGGAGAAGCTGCAGACTTCCATCGGACAGGGTAAGACCCAGATTACGCCGTTGCATAATCTGTTGATAGTCTCGGCCATTGCCAACGGCGGAACATTGATGAAGCCGTATCTGGTTGACCATGTGGAGAACGTCGGCGGCCAGACTGTGAAAAAGTTTCTGCCGTCGTCCTCCGGCAGCCCGCTGTCGGCAACGGATGCCCAGATGATGGCAGAGCTGATGAAGAGCGTGGTGGATTTTGGGACGGGTTCCGCGCTCCGCGGAGCGTCCTATTCGGCGGCCGGAAAGACAGGCTCCGCCGAGTTTGAGACGGGAAAAGAGACGCATTCCTGGTTTGTGGGCTACGCCCCGGCCGATAATCCGAAGATCGCAATCAGCGTGATCGCGGAGGAGGCAGGTTCCGGCGGAAAGGTGGCGGCCCCCATTGCACGGGCCGTATTCGATGCCTATTTGGGAAAATAG
- a CDS encoding TSUP family transporter: MDYVTSLLFLCPIMFLASFVDAISGGGGLLSLPAYLFTGMPVHNAYACNKLCCNISTAMSAGRYLKNHLIDIKAASFVGAVTFCCSVLASRIVLWMPERPLSLMLLGSLPFVAVLILVNKKYPEEDHSDEVAGTKKIVFWVFTGLVMGAYDGMLGPGSGTLAIILYTKLLRYDLTKASGNAKVAVFSSTLAGTLSYLLAGKILWNYAVPVAVCGILGGYVGSGMAIRKGAKFIRPMMLVIAAVLIIKLFIEMLF; this comes from the coding sequence ATGGACTATGTAACATCACTGCTGTTTTTATGCCCGATTATGTTTCTGGCCAGCTTTGTGGATGCAATTTCGGGAGGGGGAGGACTTCTCTCGCTCCCAGCGTATCTCTTTACCGGTATGCCGGTACATAATGCATATGCATGCAATAAGCTGTGCTGTAATATCAGCACGGCGATGTCGGCGGGAAGATATTTAAAAAACCACCTGATCGATATAAAGGCGGCCTCTTTTGTGGGGGCGGTTACATTTTGCTGTTCCGTCCTGGCTTCCAGGATTGTGCTCTGGATGCCGGAACGGCCGCTCAGTTTAATGCTCCTCGGTTCCCTGCCGTTCGTGGCAGTTCTGATCCTGGTCAATAAAAAGTACCCGGAGGAGGATCACTCGGACGAGGTGGCCGGGACAAAGAAGATTGTCTTCTGGGTATTTACAGGACTAGTGATGGGTGCCTACGACGGCATGCTGGGACCGGGCTCCGGGACGCTTGCCATTATTCTCTATACAAAACTTCTGCGATACGACCTGACCAAGGCTTCCGGCAATGCCAAGGTCGCGGTGTTCAGCTCTACGCTGGCCGGGACCCTGTCGTACCTGCTGGCGGGTAAGATACTCTGGAATTATGCGGTTCCGGTCGCCGTATGCGGCATCCTGGGCGGATATGTGGGCTCCGGGATGGCAATCCGCAAGGGAGCAAAATTTATCCGCCCGATGATGCTTGTCATCGCGGCAGTGCTGATTATTAAATTATTTATAGAAATGCTGTTTTAG
- a CDS encoding MFS transporter: MNQNDRSNRYDKIKDALKSLRAFLALWSTQAFSTLGSSMTNFALIIWSYERQGSALTTAFLAVCSYAPYVILSIFAGVLSDKWNKKRTMLVCDTLAAVMTLIVWNLLRTGNLEIWHLYLINAVNGMANSVQQPASEVAVSLLTPKEQYQRVGGLRAFSNSLVTILTPVIATAVLAFAGMDAVILFDFISFSVAFITLAFFIKVPETSCQQGEKEESFRESAGEGLKFLRENRGILGLILFLAAINLLASIYEAALPAMLLSRAGGGKTALGLVNTFTGIASLTGSILASLLPAPKNRVRMICDSLLFSMCTENFFLAFGRTVPVWCLGAVLGWLTIPFMNANMDVLFRTHIPVQMQGRVYSVRNSLQFFTIPLGYLLGGVLVDKVFEPFMKVQGPMSPAVMMFGTGKGSGAAMLYCILGFAGVVVCLYFRRNRDIRNLK, translated from the coding sequence ATGAACCAGAATGATAGAAGTAACAGATATGATAAGATAAAAGATGCGTTAAAAAGCCTGCGGGCTTTTCTGGCGCTCTGGAGCACACAGGCCTTTTCCACCCTGGGCAGCTCCATGACGAATTTTGCACTGATTATATGGTCTTATGAGCGGCAGGGCTCGGCGCTTACTACGGCGTTTCTGGCAGTCTGCTCCTATGCGCCCTATGTCATTTTAAGTATTTTTGCCGGGGTTCTCAGCGATAAATGGAACAAGAAGAGAACCATGCTCGTGTGTGATACCCTGGCGGCCGTTATGACCCTGATTGTATGGAATCTTTTAAGGACCGGCAATCTGGAAATATGGCATCTCTACCTTATTAATGCGGTAAACGGTATGGCTAACTCCGTACAGCAGCCGGCTTCCGAGGTTGCGGTCAGTCTGCTGACGCCGAAGGAACAGTACCAGCGTGTCGGAGGGCTGAGGGCATTTTCGAATTCACTTGTCACAATCCTGACTCCGGTGATTGCGACGGCAGTCCTGGCGTTTGCGGGGATGGATGCGGTAATCCTGTTCGATTTTATCAGTTTTTCCGTGGCCTTTATCACGCTGGCCTTTTTTATCAAAGTGCCGGAGACGTCCTGTCAACAGGGAGAAAAAGAGGAGAGCTTCCGGGAATCTGCGGGAGAAGGGCTTAAGTTCCTCCGGGAAAACAGGGGAATCCTCGGCCTGATTCTCTTTCTGGCAGCCATCAACCTGCTGGCCTCGATTTATGAGGCGGCCCTTCCTGCCATGCTGCTTTCACGGGCGGGCGGCGGAAAGACGGCTCTCGGCCTGGTCAATACCTTTACCGGGATTGCAAGCCTTACGGGAAGCATCCTTGCATCCCTGCTTCCGGCGCCGAAGAACCGCGTCAGGATGATCTGCGATTCCCTTCTGTTTTCCATGTGCACGGAAAATTTCTTCCTGGCATTTGGAAGAACCGTGCCGGTATGGTGTCTCGGGGCAGTCCTCGGTTGGCTGACAATCCCGTTTATGAACGCCAACATGGATGTGCTGTTTCGGACCCATATACCGGTTCAGATGCAGGGAAGGGTTTATTCGGTGAGGAATTCCCTGCAGTTTTTTACCATCCCGCTCGGCTATCTGCTCGGCGGCGTGCTGGTGGATAAAGTGTTTGAACCTTTTATGAAGGTTCAGGGGCCGATGAGCCCGGCGGTCATGATGTTCGGGACGGGAAAAGGGTCCGGCGCGGCAATGCTTTACTGCATCCTGGGATTTGCCGGAGTGGTGGTCTGCCTGTATTTCAGGAGGAACAGGGATATCAGGAATTTGAAATAA
- a CDS encoding NUDIX hydrolase codes for MIEATSCGGVVIFRGKILVLYKNYKNKYEGWVLPKGTVEPGEDYKETALREVKEETGVSASIIKYIGKSQYTFNTPQDMVEKDVHWYLMMADSYYSKPQREEYFIDSGYYKFYEAYHLLKFSNEKQILEKAYNEYLDLKKSNLWGNKKYF; via the coding sequence ATGATTGAGGCAACGAGCTGCGGCGGTGTGGTTATTTTTCGAGGTAAAATTCTGGTTTTATATAAGAATTACAAGAACAAATATGAAGGTTGGGTTTTACCAAAGGGAACTGTAGAACCGGGGGAAGATTACAAGGAAACGGCACTCCGGGAGGTAAAGGAGGAGACAGGCGTATCGGCCTCCATCATTAAATACATCGGTAAGAGCCAGTACACGTTCAACACTCCCCAGGATATGGTGGAGAAAGATGTACACTGGTATCTGATGATGGCTGACAGCTATTACAGTAAACCACAGCGGGAGGAATATTTTATCGACTCCGGATATTATAAATTCTATGAAGCCTACCATCTGCTGAAGTTTTCCAATGAAAAGCAGATACTTGAAAAAGCATACAACGAATATCTGGATTTGAAGAAAAGTAATTTGTGGGGTAATAAGAAATATTTTTGA
- a CDS encoding cell wall hydrolase — protein MIKKILCILPVITLLYMAPGALFAAEGDAAGQEQAAVVTEAHGPASEALADETQTAVNADASADAAAQAGTAQGEQTAAQPAEETQTEGADEALAQPVASYTEEDLYVMAHVLAGECQSCPDQEQLYVGSVVLNRRSHPSFPNSVKGVVFQKGQYSCTRDGNYYREPTDRNWANAKSLLENGSVLPANVIWQSGGRQGKGVYVKTKWHYYCY, from the coding sequence ATGATTAAAAAGATATTATGCATATTACCGGTAATTACACTTTTGTACATGGCTCCGGGAGCGCTGTTTGCAGCAGAAGGTGATGCAGCGGGCCAGGAACAGGCGGCCGTTGTGACGGAAGCCCATGGACCGGCTTCGGAGGCTCTTGCGGATGAAACGCAAACCGCAGTAAACGCAGATGCGTCCGCCGATGCCGCAGCCCAGGCCGGAACGGCGCAGGGAGAGCAGACTGCAGCCCAGCCGGCAGAAGAAACGCAGACGGAAGGGGCGGATGAGGCGCTGGCCCAGCCGGTTGCTTCCTACACGGAAGAAGACCTCTATGTGATGGCCCATGTGCTGGCAGGTGAATGCCAGAGCTGCCCGGATCAGGAGCAGTTATACGTCGGTTCCGTTGTTTTAAACAGAAGAAGCCATCCTTCGTTCCCAAACTCGGTTAAAGGAGTTGTCTTCCAGAAAGGCCAGTATTCCTGCACCAGGGACGGCAATTATTACAGAGAGCCGACCGACCGAAACTGGGCCAATGCAAAATCGCTTCTGGAGAACGGCAGCGTCCTCCCCGCCAATGTCATCTGGCAGTCCGGCGGGAGACAGGGAAAAGGCGTTTATGTGAAAACAAAGTGGCATTACTACTGCTATTAA